One segment of Pseudoalteromonas rubra DNA contains the following:
- a CDS encoding YjaG family protein, with the protein MTKANNFQRIRELNYLQKAVLAAAILERMLPNYGLFSEATGFGDETTLRSALNVCWEKVLLPKSKISLEKQIEKIEPNVPELKDFDMFGAYAAIDVATALLGFIQGVMSKDESEFVNVAKISQATVARYIEFLLMAEDIEPNNQHVREHPLMQYEIDVLGELIDCVAQMPRIDNQSVKTLKALALSDGQTNIGLAIDA; encoded by the coding sequence ATGACGAAGGCAAATAACTTTCAGCGCATCAGAGAGCTAAATTATTTACAAAAAGCGGTGCTTGCGGCTGCGATATTAGAACGTATGCTGCCAAATTATGGTTTGTTCAGTGAAGCGACCGGGTTTGGGGATGAGACGACCCTACGCAGTGCACTGAATGTTTGCTGGGAAAAAGTGTTGCTGCCGAAAAGTAAAATCAGCTTAGAAAAACAAATTGAAAAAATTGAGCCTAATGTTCCGGAGCTAAAAGACTTCGACATGTTCGGCGCCTATGCCGCAATCGACGTGGCTACGGCGTTACTCGGCTTTATTCAGGGTGTAATGAGTAAAGATGAAAGTGAGTTTGTCAATGTGGCTAAAATATCTCAAGCAACCGTGGCCAGATACATTGAATTCTTACTGATGGCAGAAGACATTGAGCCGAATAATCAACATGTGAGAGAGCATCCATTGATGCAATACGAAATCGACGTGCTTGGTGAACTCATCGATTGTGTTGCACAAATGCCGAGGATTGATAATCAGTCGGTTAAAACACTTAAGGCATTGGCATTGAGCGACGGCCAGACAAACATTGGTTTGGCAATCGACGCTTGA
- the tsaD gene encoding tRNA (adenosine(37)-N6)-threonylcarbamoyltransferase complex transferase subunit TsaD gives MRILGIESSCDETGIAIYDDEQGLLAHQLYSQVKVHADYGGVVPELASRDHVRKTIPLIEAAFKQAGCGPESLDGIAYTAGPGLVGALLVGTSIGRSLAFGWNIPAVAVHHMEGHLLAPMLEDDMPEFPFVALLVSGGHTMMVKVAGIGEYEVLGESVDDAAGEAFDKTAKLLGLDYPGGPMLAKLATQGVAGRFVFPRPMTDRPGLDFSFSGLKTAAANTIKSAGDDEQTKADIAHAFQTAVVDTLAIKCKRALKETGINRLIIAGGVSANTELRTKLERMMQGMKGKVYYPRTEFCTDNGAMIAYAGMQRLKAGQTAELSMKTQPRWPLDSLPPL, from the coding sequence TTGCGAATTCTAGGTATCGAATCTTCTTGCGATGAGACGGGGATTGCCATCTATGATGATGAGCAGGGACTTTTGGCGCATCAGTTGTACAGTCAGGTAAAAGTTCACGCGGATTATGGTGGCGTAGTACCGGAACTGGCATCGAGAGATCACGTTCGCAAAACCATTCCTTTAATTGAAGCCGCTTTTAAACAGGCCGGCTGTGGCCCTGAGTCGCTCGATGGCATTGCTTACACAGCAGGGCCTGGCTTGGTGGGGGCTTTGCTTGTAGGCACTTCCATTGGCCGCTCACTGGCGTTTGGTTGGAATATTCCCGCCGTTGCTGTACATCACATGGAAGGGCATTTGCTAGCGCCTATGCTGGAAGATGACATGCCAGAGTTTCCATTTGTTGCTTTACTGGTATCTGGTGGCCACACTATGATGGTGAAAGTGGCAGGCATTGGTGAATACGAAGTACTCGGTGAGTCGGTGGATGATGCCGCTGGTGAGGCCTTTGATAAAACGGCGAAACTCTTAGGGTTAGACTATCCGGGTGGTCCCATGCTGGCTAAGTTAGCAACACAGGGCGTGGCTGGCCGGTTTGTGTTCCCAAGGCCTATGACAGACCGCCCTGGCCTGGATTTTAGCTTTAGTGGTCTGAAAACCGCAGCGGCGAATACCATTAAGTCTGCAGGGGATGACGAGCAAACCAAAGCTGATATTGCCCATGCATTTCAGACGGCCGTAGTTGATACATTGGCGATTAAGTGTAAACGCGCCCTGAAAGAAACTGGCATTAATCGCTTAATCATTGCTGGCGGTGTAAGTGCGAATACTGAGCTGCGCACTAAGCTTGAGCGTATGATGCAGGGGATGAAAGGCAAAGTGTATTACCCTCGTACTGAGTTTTGTACTGATAATGGTGCGATGATCGCTTATGCAGGCATGCAGCGTCTTAAAGCGGGGCAAACTGCTGAGTTAAGTATGAAAACTCAGCCACGTTGGCCACTGGATAGCTTACCGCCACTGTAA
- a CDS encoding undecaprenyl-diphosphate phosphatase — translation MSIIEIIVLALIQGLTEFLPISSSAHLILPSQIFGWQDQGLAFDVAVHVGSLAAVLIYFRKEVADILGAWFKSFGKQGSTDDSRLGWWIIVATIPGLVIGFLAKDLVEDFSRSAWVIAATTVIFGLLLWYADATAKQTKTIYQLNWRSALIIGFAQVVAALLPGTSRSGITMTAGMMLGLNKQSAARFSFLMSIPIIAAAGGYYTLKLATGDELIDWSAIITGAALSFIAAYTCIHFFLKVIERMGMLPFVIYRLLLGLFLVIFLMV, via the coding sequence ATGAGTATCATCGAAATTATTGTCCTGGCATTGATCCAGGGATTAACCGAATTTCTGCCGATTTCCAGCTCAGCACATTTGATATTGCCGTCTCAGATATTCGGCTGGCAAGATCAGGGGTTGGCATTTGATGTCGCCGTGCACGTTGGCTCATTGGCTGCTGTACTCATTTACTTTCGCAAAGAAGTTGCCGACATACTGGGCGCCTGGTTTAAATCTTTCGGCAAGCAAGGTTCGACGGATGATAGTCGCCTTGGTTGGTGGATTATCGTGGCAACGATCCCGGGTCTTGTTATTGGGTTTTTGGCCAAAGATCTGGTCGAAGACTTTTCCCGAAGCGCCTGGGTTATCGCGGCAACGACGGTCATTTTTGGCTTGTTACTTTGGTATGCTGATGCCACTGCAAAACAGACCAAAACCATTTATCAACTGAACTGGCGCAGCGCCTTGATCATTGGCTTTGCCCAGGTCGTAGCAGCTTTGCTACCGGGCACGTCGCGTTCAGGGATCACCATGACGGCAGGCATGATGCTGGGGCTGAATAAACAAAGTGCGGCCCGCTTCTCTTTTTTAATGTCTATTCCAATCATTGCTGCAGCGGGTGGGTATTACACATTGAAATTGGCCACGGGAGATGAGTTGATCGACTGGAGCGCCATAATTACTGGAGCTGCGTTGTCCTTTATCGCAGCTTATACGTGTATTCACTTCTTCTTGAAAGTGATAGAACGGATGGGGATGCTGCCATTTGTGATCTATCGTTTGCTGTTAGGTTTGTTCCTGGTGATTTTCCTGATGGTGTAA
- a CDS encoding DUF3369 domain-containing protein, with protein sequence MSSFLFTNEPLKDEEQITVDNAHWDILVVDDEEDIHQVTKLVLSDFRFEQKPLRFHHAYSAKQAMDILNSEESISVGLIDVVMESNHAGLDLIKFIRNDMANHDIRLILRTGQPGEAPEESVIRDYDINDYKNKTELTAVKLKTLLYSALRSHRDIQTIERHKRGLERIIDASSSFLKCNNVQDFASTILSHVADVMGLTDSDIYCAAAVNKQNGAGAEFQLLAASGAGIEPEQTALPDKVKSRFIETHNRKTSSKSDHEYVGYFTSQAGLETMLYVSKKGLLQPTDCQLLAFFANNIALAYDNLNLRETVKESQKELSYILGEAVEKRSKETGSHVKRVAHYSLLLAKLVGLNDYRAEIIKLASPLHDIGKISIPDVILNKPGKLNDDEWAIMKTHAQQGYEILKNSTNDILQCGAIIAHQHHEKWDGSGYPQGLRGEQIDIAGRITALADVFDALGSVRCYKPVWTLEKILTEIKSQRGQQFDPKLVDLFVENLEQFIAIRDQYPD encoded by the coding sequence GTGAGCAGCTTTCTCTTTACAAATGAGCCGCTTAAGGATGAGGAGCAAATTACAGTGGATAATGCCCACTGGGATATCCTGGTGGTTGATGATGAAGAGGATATCCATCAGGTAACCAAATTGGTGTTATCTGATTTTAGGTTTGAACAAAAACCCTTGCGTTTTCACCATGCCTACTCTGCAAAGCAGGCAATGGATATCCTAAATTCCGAAGAGTCCATATCTGTTGGGCTGATCGACGTTGTTATGGAAAGCAACCACGCAGGGCTCGATCTCATTAAGTTCATTCGCAACGACATGGCCAATCATGACATTCGCCTGATTTTGCGCACCGGGCAGCCCGGAGAAGCGCCAGAAGAATCAGTTATTCGTGATTATGATATCAATGATTACAAAAATAAAACCGAGCTCACCGCAGTAAAGTTAAAGACCTTGCTCTACTCTGCACTGCGTTCCCACCGCGATATTCAGACTATAGAGCGCCATAAGCGGGGACTGGAGCGAATTATTGATGCCTCTTCGAGCTTTCTAAAATGTAATAATGTTCAGGACTTTGCCTCGACTATTCTGTCCCATGTTGCCGATGTGATGGGTCTCACTGATTCCGATATTTATTGTGCAGCTGCGGTGAATAAACAGAATGGCGCAGGAGCTGAATTTCAGCTACTGGCTGCGTCTGGCGCAGGGATCGAGCCGGAACAAACCGCATTACCGGATAAGGTAAAAAGTCGCTTTATAGAAACACACAATCGTAAAACGTCCAGTAAGTCCGACCACGAGTATGTCGGTTATTTTACCAGTCAGGCAGGCCTCGAGACCATGTTATACGTAAGTAAAAAAGGCCTGTTACAACCTACAGATTGTCAGCTGCTGGCCTTCTTTGCTAACAACATTGCGCTAGCATACGACAATCTGAACCTCAGAGAAACGGTAAAAGAATCACAAAAAGAGTTGTCTTATATACTCGGAGAAGCTGTAGAGAAACGCTCTAAAGAAACAGGGTCACATGTTAAGCGCGTGGCACATTACAGTTTATTACTGGCTAAATTAGTCGGATTGAACGATTATAGAGCCGAAATTATTAAACTAGCGTCACCGTTGCACGACATTGGAAAAATTAGCATCCCAGATGTCATTCTCAATAAACCAGGAAAACTGAATGACGATGAATGGGCAATAATGAAGACTCATGCCCAGCAGGGTTATGAAATACTAAAAAACTCAACAAATGATATTTTGCAATGCGGCGCAATTATCGCACACCAACACCATGAAAAGTGGGACGGTAGTGGATACCCGCAAGGGCTCAGAGGTGAACAAATAGACATTGCCGGAAGAATTACAGCACTCGCTGATGTGTTCGATGCATTGGGCAGTGTTCGCTGTTACAAGCCGGTTTGGACACTTGAAAAAATTCTAACAGAGATAAAATCCCAGCGAGGCCAACAATTTGATCCCAAACTGGTTGATCTGTTTGTAGAAAATCTGGAACAATTCATCGCAATACGCGATCAGTACCCAGACTAA
- a CDS encoding flagellar basal body-associated protein FliL: MNRICIALMAFLLVCVSTNSRAESTVGYFGFEPDIITNYIGQSNKKLGYVRVTVDLMLDDVSNIAVVEHHTPLLRDAIVQILSKEPEETIKSLTGREEIRQRCAEKLKTLLKEETGQEIIREVLFTKYLYH, from the coding sequence ATGAATCGGATCTGTATCGCGTTGATGGCATTTTTGCTAGTTTGTGTGAGTACAAACTCACGCGCTGAATCAACCGTTGGCTACTTTGGATTTGAGCCTGACATCATTACCAACTATATCGGGCAGTCCAATAAAAAGCTCGGCTACGTTCGGGTGACGGTAGATTTAATGCTTGATGATGTCAGCAATATTGCCGTTGTTGAGCATCACACTCCCCTACTAAGAGATGCCATAGTGCAAATCCTGAGTAAGGAACCAGAAGAAACCATCAAGTCACTGACAGGGCGTGAAGAAATACGCCAACGTTGTGCAGAAAAGCTGAAAACACTCCTCAAAGAAGAAACCGGACAAGAAATCATCCGCGAAGTGCTGTTCACCAAGTATTTGTACCACTAA
- a CDS encoding DUF2721 domain-containing protein translates to MTLTTPGLLFPAISLLLLAYTNRFLVLAQLIRELNAREGDQLRPLVVAQIDNLKKRIKLIRLMQVWGVIAFLLCTMSMFALFIEVALLGVILFGASLCCLALSLLLSLYEIHISCDAIEIELNNIEKKPIQD, encoded by the coding sequence ATGACGCTCACCACACCAGGATTGTTGTTCCCTGCAATCTCTTTGTTATTACTTGCCTACACCAATCGATTCTTAGTTTTGGCGCAACTGATCAGAGAATTAAACGCCAGAGAAGGTGACCAACTCAGACCATTGGTTGTCGCCCAAATCGACAACCTCAAAAAGCGTATCAAGCTTATCCGCCTGATGCAGGTATGGGGCGTCATCGCCTTTTTACTCTGCACTATGTCCATGTTTGCCCTGTTCATTGAAGTAGCACTTTTAGGGGTCATTTTGTTTGGCGCTAGCCTCTGCTGCTTGGCACTTTCTTTGCTACTTTCACTCTATGAGATACACATTTCTTGTGATGCCATAGAGATTGAACTCAACAATATTGAAAAAAAGCCAATACAAGATTAA
- a CDS encoding LysR family transcriptional regulator has translation MRFEQLEQFVALGNLRHFRQAAEQTNISTSALTRSIQTLEDEIGCELVKRSTRSVKLTEQGELFLNYCKSTLSELDITRNTIKQSLFGRDQQRVVVGYTAQASSIVPTSCGQFLADFPNVKVEMQLLNEHDLLRKLQLGEIDISVYLESATSLVSDIHLPDQLVLFVAKQHPLATQDSIRRSELAQYPMYGCFSQSKQVQNMLNEAVEGLNKSTNVKIGNISQVIDGLKNSQSFAIASIEHSKVIAQDPELILLKTNKDASHEQIVVQTSHQLGSGSHVSNLLSLIEQTAQKNAVATAVNS, from the coding sequence ATGAGATTTGAACAACTCGAGCAATTCGTTGCTTTAGGCAATTTACGCCACTTTAGGCAAGCCGCAGAACAAACCAATATCAGTACTTCCGCACTCACCAGAAGCATTCAGACACTGGAAGATGAAATTGGCTGTGAACTTGTCAAACGATCTACCCGCTCCGTCAAACTGACCGAACAGGGCGAACTTTTTCTGAATTATTGTAAGTCGACCTTATCGGAATTAGACATAACCAGAAACACTATCAAACAAAGCTTGTTTGGTCGTGATCAACAACGTGTTGTCGTTGGTTACACCGCACAGGCCAGTAGCATAGTGCCAACGTCATGTGGACAGTTTTTGGCGGATTTCCCTAACGTCAAAGTTGAGATGCAACTTTTGAATGAACACGATCTACTTCGCAAGCTACAGCTTGGTGAAATTGACATCAGTGTTTACCTAGAGTCTGCAACCAGCTTAGTGAGTGATATCCATCTGCCTGACCAACTTGTTTTGTTTGTTGCTAAACAACATCCACTCGCGACACAAGACAGTATTCGTCGCAGTGAGCTTGCTCAGTACCCAATGTACGGCTGTTTCTCTCAGTCTAAACAGGTGCAGAACATGCTAAATGAGGCGGTTGAAGGGCTTAACAAATCAACCAATGTCAAAATTGGTAATATCAGCCAGGTGATTGACGGACTGAAGAATAGCCAGAGCTTTGCCATTGCAAGCATTGAACATTCTAAGGTCATCGCGCAAGACCCGGAACTGATCTTACTGAAGACTAACAAGGACGCTAGTCATGAGCAAATTGTCGTGCAGACCAGTCACCAACTTGGCAGTGGTTCACACGTCAGTAACTTGTTGTCATTAATTGAACAAACAGCACAGAAAAACGCCGTTGCTACAGCGGTGAATAGTTAA
- the ubiA gene encoding 4-hydroxybenzoate octaprenyltransferase — MKLSRLRADHVNEYKQLMRVEKPIGTLLLMWPTLWSLWIASGGVPQWHLLLIFALGTFMMRSAGCVINDFADRKVDGAVKRTAQRPLARGAVSEGEALSLFLLLIGASFALVLMLNWQTILLSFGALVLASVYPFMKRYTNLPQVVLGAAFSWGIPMAFMAVQETVPAIAWVLFIANLLWTVAYDTKYAMVDKDDDLVVGIKSTAILFGRWDRHVIAALNLAFLGCMAWVATQVTLSVWFWCGFVVAGGWLVRLQWQINDRSREKCFQAFLSNNYVGLAMFVGVVVGI, encoded by the coding sequence ATGAAGCTATCGCGGCTGCGAGCAGACCACGTAAACGAATACAAGCAGCTAATGCGTGTTGAAAAGCCCATTGGTACTTTACTGCTGATGTGGCCAACGCTTTGGAGTTTGTGGATAGCGTCTGGTGGTGTTCCTCAGTGGCATTTGTTACTCATTTTTGCTCTCGGCACGTTTATGATGCGTAGTGCAGGTTGTGTGATTAATGACTTTGCAGATCGTAAGGTCGATGGTGCAGTCAAAAGAACGGCTCAACGGCCACTTGCCAGAGGCGCAGTCAGTGAAGGTGAAGCGCTTTCTTTGTTTTTATTATTGATCGGTGCCTCTTTTGCGCTGGTATTGATGCTGAACTGGCAAACCATCTTATTGTCATTTGGCGCGCTCGTGCTGGCCAGTGTTTACCCTTTCATGAAACGCTATACCAATCTACCCCAGGTTGTTCTTGGCGCCGCGTTTAGCTGGGGAATACCCATGGCGTTTATGGCTGTTCAGGAAACGGTTCCTGCCATTGCCTGGGTGTTATTTATTGCTAACTTGCTCTGGACGGTTGCTTACGACACTAAATATGCCATGGTGGATAAGGACGATGACCTTGTCGTCGGTATTAAATCAACCGCCATCTTGTTCGGTCGTTGGGACAGACACGTTATTGCTGCCCTTAATCTGGCATTTTTGGGCTGTATGGCTTGGGTTGCAACCCAGGTCACTTTGTCTGTGTGGTTTTGGTGTGGCTTTGTGGTTGCCGGAGGGTGGCTGGTTAGGCTGCAATGGCAGATCAATGACAGAAGCAGAGAAAAGTGTTTTCAGGCATTTTTGAGCAATAATTACGTTGGTCTGGCGATGTTTGTCGGAGTGGTTGTTGGTATTTGA
- a CDS encoding tRNA-uridine aminocarboxypropyltransferase — protein sequence MENSVLALRAQQIASARREFKARGSKLPRCERCLLAQPLCICAGVQVAECDSAVCLLMYHNESFKPSNTGRLIADIVPDNHAFRWDRTDPEPGLLTLLEDPAYQPVVVFPAENVEPERVVHSVTRQSGKKPLFIFLDGTWREAKKMFRKSPYLDQFPVLSVTPESLSDYKLRVAPHAHQLGTAEVACVVLAENGEAQAAEYLTQHFVDFRDAYLKGKKSKLS from the coding sequence GTGGAAAACTCGGTACTGGCATTACGAGCCCAACAAATCGCATCCGCACGGCGGGAATTCAAGGCTCGGGGGTCAAAACTACCTCGTTGTGAACGGTGTTTACTGGCACAGCCGCTGTGTATTTGTGCGGGTGTTCAGGTCGCCGAGTGTGATAGCGCAGTGTGCCTGCTTATGTACCATAATGAGAGCTTTAAGCCGTCTAATACAGGTCGACTTATCGCGGATATTGTACCAGATAATCATGCATTTCGCTGGGACCGCACTGATCCTGAGCCAGGCTTGCTGACTTTACTAGAGGATCCGGCTTATCAGCCAGTCGTGGTCTTTCCTGCCGAAAATGTGGAACCGGAACGCGTAGTGCACAGTGTAACTCGGCAAAGTGGTAAAAAACCGCTCTTTATTTTCCTGGATGGTACCTGGCGTGAAGCGAAAAAGATGTTTCGTAAAAGCCCTTATCTGGATCAATTTCCGGTGTTGTCGGTAACGCCTGAAAGCTTATCGGATTACAAGCTGAGAGTGGCTCCGCACGCCCATCAACTGGGCACCGCAGAAGTCGCTTGTGTGGTGTTGGCTGAAAATGGCGAGGCGCAGGCCGCAGAGTACCTGACTCAGCATTTTGTGGATTTTCGAGATGCCTATCTGAAAGGGAAAAAAAGTAAGCTTTCTTGA
- the plsY gene encoding glycerol-3-phosphate 1-O-acyltransferase PlsY: MIVSLICICAYLFGSISSAILISRLFSLPDPRFSGSNNPGATNVLRLGGKLPAALVLVFDILKGTIPVWGAYFLGIEPIWLGIVAVCACLGHIYPVFFHFNGGKAVATAFGALLPIGLSLGGMLIGTWLLVLALTRYSSLAAIVTVLAAPAYTWLIKPMYTLPVCFLTLLIIFRHRANIRRLLSGTEPKLGKKNVD, from the coding sequence GTGATAGTCAGTTTAATATGTATTTGTGCTTATTTATTTGGTTCAATCTCTTCCGCGATTTTGATTTCCAGGCTGTTTTCATTGCCCGATCCCCGCTTTTCTGGTTCAAATAACCCTGGCGCAACCAATGTGCTACGGCTTGGCGGTAAACTTCCTGCCGCTCTGGTCCTGGTATTTGATATTCTCAAAGGGACTATCCCAGTGTGGGGAGCCTATTTTCTGGGCATTGAACCCATCTGGCTGGGCATTGTCGCAGTGTGTGCCTGTCTGGGCCATATTTACCCGGTATTTTTCCATTTTAACGGCGGTAAAGCGGTTGCGACAGCGTTTGGGGCACTACTGCCAATCGGACTATCACTTGGGGGGATGCTGATCGGTACCTGGCTGCTCGTGTTGGCACTAACACGTTACTCGTCACTCGCAGCGATTGTAACCGTATTAGCCGCGCCGGCATACACCTGGCTCATCAAACCTATGTACACATTGCCCGTGTGCTTTTTGACTTTACTGATAATATTTCGCCACAGAGCCAACATTCGTCGGCTCCTGAGTGGGACCGAGCCTAAGCTCGGTAAGAAAAACGTCGACTAA
- a CDS encoding GNAT family N-acetyltransferase: MIISPSARLKYRLMTQNDGDLLTELDSDPAVMRYLTNGKPTSREQIEQFYLPRLAKFTNPEQGWGLWHCSLIDDETFLGWVLIRPMYFFNGEMDERDLEIGWRFKQIAWGKGYATEAARHIATHLAEQDKMDYLSAEALKENLGSINIMKKLSMTFLREGIHESPAGPMDVVYYRKAV; encoded by the coding sequence ATGATCATTTCCCCTTCAGCACGTTTGAAATACCGCCTCATGACTCAAAATGATGGTGATTTACTCACTGAACTGGACAGTGACCCGGCGGTAATGCGCTATTTAACCAATGGCAAACCGACTTCTCGTGAACAAATTGAGCAATTCTACCTGCCTCGCCTGGCTAAGTTTACGAACCCGGAACAGGGCTGGGGCCTGTGGCATTGTAGCTTGATTGATGACGAGACTTTTCTGGGCTGGGTGTTGATCCGTCCCATGTATTTCTTTAATGGTGAAATGGACGAGCGGGATCTGGAAATAGGCTGGCGCTTCAAACAAATCGCCTGGGGAAAAGGCTATGCAACCGAAGCTGCCAGACACATTGCCACGCACCTGGCTGAGCAGGATAAAATGGATTATCTCAGCGCAGAGGCACTCAAAGAGAACCTGGGCTCAATTAACATCATGAAAAAGCTCTCCATGACTTTCTTACGAGAGGGTATTCATGAAAGCCCGGCTGGACCGATGGATGTAGTGTATTATCGAAAAGCGGTATAA
- the folK gene encoding 2-amino-4-hydroxy-6-hydroxymethyldihydropteridine diphosphokinase, with protein MAHVFISIGSNVDRDRHFRQGLTTLIKHFPDYVHSDVYESEPVGFNGKNFYNSVFATHTDMSLTDLCILLKQIERDNGRTPQDKKFSPRTLDLDILFYDDVICDSPAQLPRDEVTKNAFVLRPLAEIAPDFIHPALGCRMVEIWQAYDNQAQKLWKVEFSLP; from the coding sequence ATGGCGCATGTGTTTATCAGTATAGGGTCCAATGTTGATCGCGACCGTCATTTCCGTCAGGGTCTGACAACGCTCATTAAGCATTTTCCGGATTATGTCCATTCGGATGTGTATGAAAGTGAGCCTGTGGGGTTTAACGGTAAAAACTTCTATAACTCTGTGTTTGCGACGCATACCGACATGTCGCTGACAGACTTATGCATTTTGTTAAAACAAATAGAGCGCGATAACGGCAGGACGCCTCAGGACAAGAAATTCAGCCCCAGAACTCTGGATCTGGATATCTTGTTCTACGACGATGTGATTTGTGATTCTCCTGCTCAGCTACCACGTGATGAGGTCACTAAGAACGCCTTTGTGCTCCGGCCTCTGGCTGAAATAGCCCCAGATTTTATTCATCCCGCGCTGGGCTGTCGCATGGTCGAGATCTGGCAAGCTTATGACAACCAAGCGCAAAAACTATGGAAAGTGGAGTTTTCTTTACCATGA
- a CDS encoding chorismate--pyruvate lyase family protein, with translation MFNLPNLLQSSWEPLARHKDIPDALRSLLCETGSLTALLRSHCSILHVEVLSEQVRQLDGEVQAILNCDSALCREVVLYCDDIPMVYGQSWIPDSANALGLDNIGTTPLGERLFDQQAWQRGDIEVATLEQKLLPSFFPTKERLYSDPCFARRSVFTRQTCKVLVCEIFLNGVMV, from the coding sequence TTGTTTAATCTGCCAAATTTATTGCAATCAAGCTGGGAACCACTTGCCCGGCATAAGGACATCCCGGACGCCCTGCGCTCATTGCTATGCGAAACTGGCTCTCTGACAGCCTTACTGCGCTCACATTGCAGTATACTGCATGTCGAGGTACTCAGTGAGCAGGTGCGTCAGCTTGATGGGGAAGTACAAGCGATTCTGAACTGTGACAGCGCCTTGTGTCGCGAAGTCGTGCTATATTGTGATGATATTCCCATGGTTTACGGCCAGAGCTGGATACCTGATAGTGCCAATGCACTGGGGTTAGATAACATTGGCACTACCCCGTTAGGTGAACGCTTGTTTGACCAACAGGCGTGGCAAAGAGGCGACATTGAGGTTGCGACACTGGAGCAAAAGCTGCTCCCCTCATTTTTCCCGACCAAAGAGAGACTATACAGTGATCCTTGCTTTGCAAGACGGAGCGTTTTTACGCGTCAAACTTGCAAGGTACTGGTGTGCGAAATCTTCCTGAATGGAGTTATGGTATGA
- a CDS encoding DUF2007 domain-containing protein, whose product MSNTMFDWTCVYRTDNPLEAHIVLGLLAQARLKTHVEGEALAAALGEMPFAQNTIKIFVCAIKVPEAEEILVNYQQTNLSEDWQCSSCSEHNGSGFQYCWHCGKSYDEGK is encoded by the coding sequence ATGAGTAATACAATGTTTGACTGGACGTGCGTATATCGCACGGATAACCCATTGGAAGCCCACATTGTACTGGGGTTGCTGGCACAGGCCCGACTTAAAACCCACGTCGAAGGAGAGGCACTGGCAGCTGCTCTGGGAGAAATGCCCTTTGCGCAAAATACAATAAAAATATTTGTCTGTGCGATAAAAGTACCCGAGGCAGAAGAAATCTTGGTAAACTATCAGCAAACTAATTTATCGGAAGATTGGCAGTGCAGCAGCTGTTCTGAACACAATGGTTCGGGGTTTCAATATTGCTGGCACTGTGGAAAAAGCTATGACGAAGGCAAATAA
- the folB gene encoding dihydroneopterin aldolase, which translates to MDTVYISQLHVETIIGVYDFEKESKQSLFFDIAMKTDISAAARQDDITLAVDYAKVSERVIAHTEASRVELLETLVEQLAAIILQEFAIEAITIRVSKPAAVPQAQTVGLEITRNR; encoded by the coding sequence ATGGACACGGTCTATATCTCGCAATTACACGTCGAGACCATAATAGGAGTTTACGACTTTGAAAAAGAAAGTAAACAAAGCCTTTTCTTTGATATAGCGATGAAGACTGATATCTCTGCAGCTGCGCGACAGGATGACATTACGTTGGCCGTAGATTATGCCAAAGTCAGTGAGCGGGTGATTGCTCATACTGAGGCGAGTCGGGTTGAACTGCTTGAGACGTTGGTCGAGCAATTGGCAGCCATTATTCTACAAGAGTTTGCTATTGAGGCTATCACTATTCGGGTCAGCAAGCCGGCAGCTGTGCCTCAGGCACAAACTGTTGGCCTGGAAATCACGCGGAACCGATAG